The Halosimplex litoreum genome has a window encoding:
- a CDS encoding TIGR00266 family protein, protein MEHEISHRPSYAQLTLDLGPGESVRSEAGAMVSKAPSIDVETNAEGGILKSLSRSLFGGESFFMNTFSAPDGGQIQLAPALSGDVQHHDLADETLYVQSSSFLASDPTVEVDTEFGGAKTFFGGEGLFLLRLSGAGPVFLSSYGAIDEHEVTADESFVVDTGHIVAFEEALSFDVRKVGGLKSTLFSGEGLVCEFSGEGTVWTQTRSPDAFLSWLIPKIPQNNTTTTT, encoded by the coding sequence ATGGAGCACGAGATCTCCCACAGACCGTCGTACGCGCAGTTGACGCTCGACCTCGGTCCCGGTGAGTCCGTCCGGTCGGAAGCGGGCGCGATGGTGAGCAAAGCGCCGTCGATCGACGTCGAGACCAACGCCGAGGGAGGGATCCTCAAATCGCTCTCGCGGTCGCTGTTCGGCGGCGAGTCCTTCTTCATGAACACGTTCTCGGCGCCCGACGGCGGGCAGATACAGCTGGCGCCCGCGCTGTCGGGCGACGTGCAACACCACGACCTCGCCGACGAGACGCTGTACGTCCAGTCCTCGTCGTTCCTGGCCTCGGACCCGACGGTCGAGGTCGACACCGAGTTCGGCGGCGCGAAGACCTTCTTCGGGGGCGAGGGCCTCTTTCTCCTCCGCCTGTCGGGCGCCGGTCCGGTGTTCCTGTCGAGTTACGGGGCCATCGACGAACACGAGGTGACCGCCGACGAGTCGTTCGTCGTCGACACCGGCCACATCGTCGCCTTCGAGGAGGCGCTGTCGTTCGACGTGCGGAAGGTCGGCGGCCTGAAGTCGACGCTGTTCAGCGGCGAGGGGCTGGTCTGCGAGTTCTCCGGCGAGGGGACGGTCTGGACCCAGACCCGCAGTCCCGACGCGTTCCTCTCGTGGCTGATCCCGAAGATCCCCCAGAACAACACGACCACGACGACCTGA
- a CDS encoding cold-shock protein — MASGKVDFFNDTGGYGFIETEDADDDVFFHMEDVGGPDLEEGQEVEFDIEQADKGPRATNLERL, encoded by the coding sequence ATGGCATCCGGTAAGGTTGATTTCTTCAACGACACGGGCGGTTACGGTTTCATCGAGACTGAGGACGCTGACGACGACGTTTTCTTCCACATGGAGGACGTGGGCGGTCCGGACCTCGAAGAGGGACAGGAAGTGGAGTTCGACATCGAGCAGGCCGACAAGGGCCCGCGAGCGACCAACCTGGAGCGCCTCTAA
- a CDS encoding cold-shock protein, which yields MAKGTVDFFNDTGGYGFIDAEDEDEDVFFHMEDVGGPDLEEGEEVEFDIEQADKGPRASNLTRL from the coding sequence ATGGCGAAAGGTACGGTCGACTTCTTCAACGACACCGGTGGCTACGGCTTCATCGACGCCGAGGACGAGGACGAGGACGTGTTCTTCCACATGGAAGACGTCGGCGGCCCGGACCTCGAAGAGGGCGAGGAAGTGGAGTTCGACATCGAGCAGGCCGACAAGGGCCCGCGCGCGTCGAACCTCACCCGACTGTAA
- a CDS encoding Cdc6/Cdc18 family protein — protein MTERAELGSESLSTRAVAAGVVELSVRGETPAHAGEIRRACNQAMDAVESDVLGTVTEAEVSRTLNELEADGVVEGVRDDTSATGKGRPNYRLVPPADAIRASVADDDRTAPLADRIVSDDD, from the coding sequence ATGACCGAACGAGCCGAACTCGGGTCGGAGTCGCTGTCGACGCGCGCCGTGGCCGCCGGTGTGGTCGAACTGTCCGTGCGCGGCGAGACGCCCGCCCACGCCGGTGAGATCCGACGGGCGTGCAACCAGGCGATGGACGCCGTCGAGAGCGACGTGCTCGGCACGGTGACAGAGGCTGAAGTGTCGCGGACGCTGAACGAACTCGAGGCCGACGGGGTCGTCGAGGGCGTCCGCGACGACACCTCGGCCACCGGAAAGGGGCGACCGAACTACCGGCTGGTGCCGCCCGCCGACGCGATCCGCGCGTCGGTCGCCGACGACGACCGCACCGCGCCGCTGGCCGACCGCATCGTTTCGGACGACGACTGA
- a CDS encoding cold-shock protein — MASGKVDFFNDTGGYGFIETEDADDDVFFHMEDVGGPDLEEGQEVEFDIEQADKGPRATNLERL, encoded by the coding sequence ATGGCCTCCGGTAAGGTCGACTTCTTCAACGACACTGGCGGCTACGGCTTCATCGAGACCGAGGACGCCGACGACGACGTGTTCTTCCACATGGAAGACGTCGGCGGCCCGGACCTCGAAGAAGGGCAGGAAGTGGAGTTCGACATCGAGCAGGCCGACAAGGGTCCGCGAGCGACCAACCTGGAGCGTCTCTAA
- a CDS encoding aldo/keto reductase has product MTDDVHNESDTFDIGGELTVHRLGFGAMRLTGEGIIGRPDDEDNAREVVHRATELGVDFVDTADSYGPGTSERILNDALAEVDADPVVASKAGLLRHREGEWPTHGDPQFLHNQVLCSLDRLGVDSIDLYQFHRPDPETDFEDSVHAFAEMKDAGQVDHVGLSNVSVEQLDLARDIVDIATVQNQYNVAYRGDEDVLQACEEYDVGFIPWGPLYTVDDDGVAGVLDEVGEAHDASRRQVALAWLLHHSDVTLPIPGTSSVDHLESNVAASQVELTDEDLAKLNDVDPQ; this is encoded by the coding sequence ATGACCGACGACGTACACAACGAGAGCGACACGTTCGACATCGGTGGGGAGCTGACGGTCCACCGGCTGGGCTTCGGCGCGATGCGCCTGACAGGGGAGGGCATCATCGGCCGCCCCGACGACGAGGACAACGCCCGCGAGGTCGTCCACCGCGCGACGGAACTGGGCGTCGACTTCGTCGACACCGCCGACTCCTACGGCCCCGGGACGAGCGAGCGGATCCTCAACGACGCGCTGGCCGAGGTCGACGCCGACCCGGTGGTCGCCTCGAAGGCCGGCCTCCTGCGTCACCGCGAGGGCGAGTGGCCGACACACGGCGACCCGCAGTTCCTCCACAATCAGGTCCTCTGTAGCCTCGACCGGCTGGGTGTCGACAGTATCGACCTCTACCAGTTCCACCGCCCGGACCCCGAGACGGACTTCGAGGACTCCGTCCACGCCTTCGCCGAGATGAAAGACGCCGGGCAGGTCGACCACGTCGGCCTCTCGAACGTCTCCGTCGAGCAGCTGGATCTCGCCCGCGACATCGTCGACATCGCGACGGTCCAGAACCAGTACAACGTCGCCTACCGCGGCGACGAGGACGTACTGCAGGCCTGCGAGGAGTACGACGTCGGCTTCATCCCGTGGGGACCGCTGTACACCGTCGACGACGACGGGGTCGCGGGCGTCCTCGACGAGGTCGGCGAGGCACACGACGCCTCCCGCCGACAGGTCGCGCTGGCGTGGCTGCTCCATCACTCGGACGTGACGCTGCCGATCCCCGGCACCTCCAGCGTCGACCACCTCGAATCGAACGTCGCCGCCTCGCAAGTCGAACTGACCGACGAGGACCTGGCGAAGCTGAACGACGTCGACCCGCAGTAG
- the katG gene encoding catalase/peroxidase HPI translates to MSNKDPNPQTRKRNRDWWPNTLDLSILDQNARESGPYGDDFDYAEAFEELDLDEVKSDIEEVITTSQDWWPADYGHYGPFMIRMAWHSAGTYRAYDGRGGAAGGQQRFAPLNSWPDNANLDKARRLLQPVKQKYGRNLSWADLIVLAGNVAVESMGFKTFGFAGGREDDFEPDESVDWGPEQEMEGQERFDEPGEIQEGLGASVMGLIYVNPEGPDGQPDPEASAKNIRQTFSRMAMDDRQTAALIAGGHTFGKVHGADDPEDNHGPEPEAAPIENMGLGWQTDGTKGGEMITSGIEGPWTSDPTWWDMGYVDNLLDYEWEPERGPGGAWQWTPKEGEDVESAPDAADPDEEVTPMMLTTDIALKRDPDYREIMEDFQESPMEFGMAFAKAWYKLTHRDMGPPERFLGPEVPDETMVWQDPLPDRDYDLVDDEQVADLKDELLDSDLSRSQLVKTAWASASTYRDSDKRGGANGARVRLEPQRSWEANEPDQLEATLETYESIQAEFNDRDDDTRVSLADLIVLGGNAAVEAAAADAGYDVAVPFEPGRVDATADQTDVDSFEALEPKADGFRNYMADGVDRPAEELLVDEADLLDLTVEEMTALVGGMRALGATYDDSNLGVFTDEPGTLTNDFFVNLLDMGTEWEPADGLDQVYEGRDRDTGELEWEGTRFDLVFGSNSRLRAVSEVYGSEDGEAELVSDFVDAWTTVMRADRFDLE, encoded by the coding sequence TGAGCATCCTCGACCAGAACGCCCGCGAGAGCGGGCCCTACGGGGACGACTTCGACTACGCCGAGGCGTTCGAGGAACTCGACCTCGACGAAGTGAAGTCGGACATCGAGGAGGTCATCACGACCTCCCAGGACTGGTGGCCGGCCGACTACGGTCACTACGGACCCTTCATGATCCGGATGGCGTGGCACAGCGCCGGCACGTATCGCGCGTACGACGGCCGCGGCGGCGCGGCCGGCGGCCAACAGCGGTTCGCCCCGCTCAACAGCTGGCCGGACAACGCGAACCTCGACAAGGCGCGGCGACTGCTCCAGCCGGTCAAACAGAAGTACGGTCGCAACCTCTCGTGGGCCGACCTGATCGTCCTGGCGGGCAACGTCGCCGTCGAGTCGATGGGGTTCAAGACGTTCGGCTTCGCCGGCGGCCGCGAGGACGACTTCGAACCCGACGAATCGGTCGACTGGGGGCCCGAACAGGAGATGGAGGGCCAGGAGCGCTTCGACGAGCCCGGCGAGATCCAGGAGGGTCTCGGCGCCTCCGTCATGGGGCTCATCTACGTGAACCCCGAAGGGCCGGACGGCCAGCCCGACCCCGAGGCGTCGGCGAAGAACATCCGCCAGACGTTCTCCCGGATGGCGATGGACGACCGGCAGACGGCGGCGCTGATCGCCGGCGGTCACACCTTCGGGAAGGTCCACGGCGCAGACGACCCCGAGGACAACCACGGTCCCGAGCCCGAGGCGGCGCCCATCGAGAACATGGGCCTGGGCTGGCAGACCGACGGCACGAAAGGTGGCGAGATGATCACCAGCGGGATCGAGGGCCCGTGGACCTCGGACCCGACCTGGTGGGACATGGGCTACGTCGACAACCTGCTCGACTACGAGTGGGAACCCGAGAGAGGTCCCGGCGGCGCCTGGCAGTGGACGCCCAAGGAAGGCGAGGACGTCGAGTCGGCCCCCGACGCCGCCGACCCCGACGAGGAGGTCACGCCCATGATGCTCACGACCGACATCGCGCTCAAGCGCGACCCCGACTACCGCGAGATCATGGAGGACTTCCAGGAGAGCCCGATGGAGTTCGGCATGGCCTTCGCGAAGGCGTGGTACAAGCTCACTCACCGCGACATGGGCCCGCCCGAGCGATTCCTCGGCCCCGAGGTCCCCGACGAGACGATGGTCTGGCAGGACCCGCTGCCCGACCGCGACTACGACCTGGTCGACGACGAGCAGGTCGCCGACCTCAAAGACGAGCTCCTCGACAGCGACCTCTCGCGGTCGCAGCTGGTCAAGACCGCCTGGGCCTCGGCGTCGACCTATCGCGACAGCGACAAGCGCGGCGGTGCCAACGGCGCCCGCGTCCGCCTCGAACCCCAGCGTAGCTGGGAGGCCAACGAGCCCGACCAGCTGGAGGCGACACTCGAGACCTACGAGTCGATCCAGGCCGAGTTCAACGACCGGGACGACGACACCCGCGTCTCGCTGGCGGACCTGATCGTGCTGGGCGGCAACGCGGCCGTCGAGGCGGCCGCCGCCGACGCCGGCTACGACGTCGCGGTGCCGTTCGAACCCGGCCGCGTGGACGCGACGGCCGACCAGACCGACGTCGACTCCTTCGAGGCGCTCGAGCCCAAAGCCGACGGGTTCCGCAACTACATGGCTGACGGCGTCGACCGCCCGGCCGAGGAGCTGCTCGTCGACGAGGCCGACCTGCTGGACCTGACCGTCGAGGAGATGACGGCGCTGGTCGGCGGGATGCGCGCGCTGGGTGCGACCTACGACGACTCGAACCTGGGCGTGTTCACCGACGAGCCCGGCACGCTGACCAACGACTTCTTCGTGAACCTGCTCGACATGGGCACCGAGTGGGAGCCCGCCGACGGCCTCGACCAGGTCTACGAGGGCCGCGACCGCGACACCGGCGAACTCGAGTGGGAGGGGACCCGCTTCGACCTCGTCTTCGGGTCGAACTCGCGGCTGCGCGCCGTCTCAGAGGTGTACGGCTCCGAGGACGGCGAAGCGGAGCTCGTCTCCGACTTCGTCGACGCGTGGACCACGGTCATGCGCGCCGACCGCTTCGACCTGGAGTGA
- a CDS encoding DUF429 domain-containing protein, whose translation MSDVAESLYVGVTRSGTSWFAVAFDRSGFDHAAVFDEVGDLWVRYEERTERVLVDVPVGLVEEGEEGRRCDDLARRALGAMSDAVVTPPVREATRKRRYPAAQRVNERKAGRGISERAFAMSDAIVAVDELLQNVPEARAAFAGSHSEVCFRAFAGEALEHDTAYAAGYAERMRTLAQYDRDAPPVVQAAAAATEGHEVAVADVLDAVALAYTAAPGDGTLRTLPAEPPTDAAGLPMAIAYRAESPLVAE comes from the coding sequence ATGAGCGATGTCGCCGAATCGCTGTACGTCGGCGTCACCCGGTCGGGGACGTCGTGGTTCGCGGTGGCGTTCGACCGCTCGGGGTTCGACCACGCCGCGGTGTTCGACGAGGTCGGAGACCTGTGGGTCCGCTACGAGGAGCGCACCGAGCGCGTCCTCGTGGACGTGCCGGTCGGCCTCGTCGAGGAGGGGGAGGAAGGCCGGCGCTGCGACGACCTCGCGCGGCGCGCGCTGGGTGCGATGAGCGACGCGGTCGTCACCCCACCGGTCAGGGAGGCGACGCGCAAGCGCCGGTACCCCGCCGCCCAGCGCGTCAACGAGCGCAAGGCGGGCCGGGGCATCTCCGAACGAGCGTTCGCGATGAGCGACGCCATCGTGGCCGTCGACGAACTCCTCCAGAACGTCCCCGAGGCCCGGGCGGCGTTCGCGGGGAGCCATTCGGAGGTCTGCTTCCGCGCGTTCGCGGGCGAGGCGCTCGAGCACGACACGGCCTACGCCGCGGGCTACGCCGAGCGGATGCGGACGCTCGCCCAGTACGACCGCGACGCGCCGCCCGTCGTCCAGGCCGCCGCCGCGGCCACCGAGGGACACGAGGTCGCCGTCGCCGACGTGCTCGACGCGGTCGCGCTGGCCTACACCGCCGCCCCGGGCGACGGGACGCTCCGGACGCTCCCCGCGGAACCGCCGACCGACGCCGCTGGCCTCCCGATGGCTATCGCCTACCGGGCCGAGAGCCCGCTCGTGGCCGAGTAA
- a CDS encoding LLM class oxidoreductase, whose protein sequence is MTDHANRGYRRMFDDDFSVGLFFPITTADGPIPPLGEQTELAAYAERLGFDALWFRDVPLFWPKFDDAGQVYDPWVFLSHIAANTEDVALATGSIVLPLRHPLHVAKAAASVDRLSDGRLVLGVASGDRPPEYAAFGVDEDRTDELFRESVRTLRTVWAEEYPEIDTPFGSLDGSMDLLPKPTTETLPLLVTGHAGQSPEWIGERGDGWVYYQRTAEGVAEQVEDWRAVAGEKPYVQVLHVALAEDPTAGPERIHQGYATGTDWLVEHVRDLRDAGVDHVMVNVRQTDPDRDVRAVLDQFADEVLAEL, encoded by the coding sequence ATGACCGACCACGCGAACCGCGGGTATCGCCGCATGTTCGACGACGACTTTTCCGTCGGCCTCTTCTTCCCGATCACGACCGCCGACGGGCCGATCCCGCCGCTCGGCGAGCAGACCGAACTCGCCGCTTACGCCGAGCGGCTGGGTTTCGACGCGCTGTGGTTCCGCGACGTGCCGCTGTTCTGGCCGAAGTTCGACGACGCCGGGCAGGTGTACGACCCCTGGGTCTTTCTCTCCCATATCGCCGCCAACACGGAGGACGTGGCGCTGGCGACGGGGAGTATCGTCCTCCCGCTGCGCCACCCGCTCCACGTCGCCAAGGCCGCGGCGTCGGTCGACCGACTCTCGGACGGGCGGCTCGTCCTCGGCGTCGCCAGCGGCGACCGCCCGCCGGAGTACGCCGCCTTCGGCGTCGACGAGGACCGCACCGACGAACTGTTCCGCGAGTCCGTCCGGACGCTGCGGACGGTCTGGGCCGAGGAGTACCCCGAGATCGACACACCGTTCGGAAGCCTCGACGGGTCGATGGATCTCCTGCCGAAGCCGACGACCGAGACGCTGCCGCTACTCGTGACCGGCCACGCAGGCCAGTCCCCGGAGTGGATCGGCGAGCGCGGCGACGGCTGGGTGTACTACCAGCGGACCGCCGAGGGCGTGGCCGAGCAGGTCGAGGACTGGCGCGCGGTCGCGGGCGAGAAGCCGTACGTGCAGGTGCTGCACGTCGCGCTCGCCGAGGATCCGACGGCCGGACCGGAGCGAATCCACCAGGGCTACGCCACCGGGACGGACTGGCTGGTCGAGCACGTCCGAGACCTCCGGGACGCCGGCGTCGACCACGTGATGGTGAACGTCCGCCAGACCGACCCCGACCGAGACGTGCGGGCGGTCCTCGACCAGTTCGCCGACGAGGTGCTGGCCGAACTCTGA